From the genome of Numenius arquata chromosome 18, bNumArq3.hap1.1, whole genome shotgun sequence:
aaccccccaGGGTGCTGATTGAGAACAggatctatttttctttcttcctaatttATTCAGTTTTTTAGTTTCAGCCAACATTTCTCTGGAGCTCAATACCTAAGATGTGGGGGGAAGGCTGGtgggctttttgggtttttttttaaccaatggAACAATGATTGATTATGGTTATGTTGAgtttgggtaggttttttttgagaggaatATCTCTAAGAGCCAAATCTTAGGTAAAGAAAACAATAAAGGAGGAAGTTAGGATGAAATCATTAGTTTTCTTTTGTATATCCTGCTTTGTATTATCTGGATACCGGGATGGATAAAAACTTTTAAGACAGCATGGATGGTGGTGGTTGTTCTTATTTAAATTAAGACTGATCTTAGTCTTGATCTTAGTCGGCTTTAATCCTGGATTATGTTTGTAGTCTTTAATGACTATACGCTTCTTTAATCACAGTTTTCCTTGAAGTAAAAATTGAAGTTGCCCTTACTTGCTGCAGactatttttcttcagtgcttaaaGGCGTTGATCAAAAAGTGGCCACTGTCAGTGTTGACAGGTAACAGTGAAACATCTTTTACTATCATCTCATATCCTGTGAAGGAAATAGAGTATTTCAAGCAAAACAGGAGATAAAGTAGTTACGTGAAAATGTGACAATGAGCAGGATACTGCTATCGTCGGTTATCTAATAGTTAAATTCTTTTGTGATTTCTGTGGGGTGTCGCGCTCATTTGTTTTATCTAGGTGACTCTGGCTCAGAGAGGTCTTTTTTTGCTGTAAAACCTTGAGTAAAGACGAGGGGTTTATTAATAATTACTCTTTTAATGTGTAGAGTCCCATATAAATGATGTCTTTGCTTGAATGTAAAGTTTAACAGTAGCTATCCAGTGGTAGAGTTCTTTCAAATATGTTGTTAAAATGTACCAGAGAACTTCTATGTAAACAGTAATTTTAGTTGTGAATCTTGTTATGTTTTGTGTAGCTCCTATGTGTaaacaaaaaggctttttgttCTGGGACAATTGTGTTTAGATTTTGCATTTACTGGTCTTAATGCAACAACAGGAGGTAATAGTTTTTTTGAATGCTGTCAGgtgtttctgttgctgatttATCGTAGTAGTTCTTAACAaagttctaaattttttttttttcccccttcaccagactttaatttattttggattAGGATTCCCATGACATGTGAACTAGAAGATAATTTGAAATCCAAGGTCTCTTTATTTTGAAGTGACGGTCTTTATCAAAATGGTTGGAAAACTCAAACAGAACTTGCTATTGGCGTGTCTGGTGATCAGTTCAGTGACGGTGTTTTATTTGGGCCAACACGCTATGGAGTGTCACCACCGGATAGAAGAACGCAGCCAGCCCATGAGGATTGAAAGTGTGAGAAGCACAGTAAGAACTGCTTCCAATGTAAATGCAAACAAAACCTTTGCTTACAACAAAGACATGCCTTTAATATTTATTGGAGGAGTACCTCGAAGTGGCACTACCTTAATGCGTGCCATGCTTGATGCCCATCCGGATATTCGATGCGGAGAAGAGACCAGGGTAATCCCACGAATTCTGGCAGTTAAGCAGATGTGGGCTAGATCAAGCAAAGAGAAGATCCGACTGGATGAAGCTGGAGTCACAGATGAGGTTCTGGACTCAGCCATGCAAGCGTTTTTATTGGAAATCATTGTGAAACATGGGGAGCCTGCTCCGTATTTGTGTAACAAAGATCCTTTTGCTTTAAAATCCTTAACTTATCTTGCTAGAATTTTCCCCAATGCCAAATTCCTTCTAATGGTACGAGATGGTCGTGCATCTGTGCATTCCATGATATCTAGAAAAGTCACAATAGCTGGGTTTGACCTTAACAGCTACAGAGACTGCTTGACCAAGTGGAATCGTGCTATAGAAACTATGTATAACCAGTGTATGGAGGTCGGTTTTGAAAGGTGTATGCTGGTACATTACGAACAACTTGTATTGCATCCTGAAAGATGGATGAGAACTCTCTTAAAGTTTCTTCGCATCCCATGGAACCAAGCGGTGCTGCACCATGAAGAAATGATTGGAAAAGCAGGGGGTGTTTCTCTTTCAAAGTGAGTATGAGCGTTCCTCCTTTACCTTGTGTTGTTCGAAGAGGTAAAATAGTATGTTTTTGTTATAAAAGACTAGTCATAACTTGGTTTCAGTTTTTAAGTAGATTTATGATGTATATTATCTAGAAAATAAGAATCACTGTTCACTATCATTTTGCAATCTCAGAGTGCTCCCACTAAATAATTGTCCCAATAACGTGTATGGAACATATGAACAAACTTTTAATTAATGGTTAGTCTAACTTGAATTTGGATGTCTAGTATCAGCATTACTTCCAATatagctttgcttttctcttgtgCCCCAAAATAAAGCTGGACTGTCTTATCTAGACTGGTGTTACTCATCCTAGCAAGATCACCCGTTTGATTTCAGGAACTTAAGTTTTGTTGTCAATGCAAGAATGGCCTTTGAGTTATATTTGCCAAGAACATACTCTTCCAGGAAACTCGAGAAACAGTTCCAACAAA
Proteins encoded in this window:
- the TPST1 gene encoding protein-tyrosine sulfotransferase 1 isoform X2 yields the protein MVGKLKQNLLLACLVISSVTVFYLGQHAMECHHRIEERSQPMRIESVRSTVRTASNVNANKTFAYNKDMPLIFIGGVPRSGTTLMRAMLDAHPDIRCGEETRVIPRILAVKQMWARSSKEKIRLDEAGVTDEVLDSAMQAFLLEIIVKHGEPAPYLCNKDPFALKSLTYLARIFPNAKFLLMVRDGRASVHSMISRKVTIAGFDLNSYRDCLTKWNRAIETMYNQCMEVGFERCMLVHYEQLVLHPERWMRTLLKFLRIPWNQAVLHHEEMIGKAGGVSLSKVERSTDQVIKPVNVEALSKWVGKIPADVLQDMPVIAPMLAKLGYDPYANPPNYGKPDQKVLENTRRVYKGEFQLPDFLKEVPQTEPME
- the TPST1 gene encoding protein-tyrosine sulfotransferase 1 isoform X1 — protein: MVGKLKQNLLLACLVISSVTVFYLGQHAMECHHRIEERSQPMRIESVRSTVRTASNVNANKTFAYNKDMPLIFIGGVPRSGTTLMRAMLDAHPDIRCGEETRVIPRILAVKQMWARSSKEKIRLDEAGVTDEVLDSAMQAFLLEIIVKHGEPAPYLCNKDPFALKSLTYLARIFPNAKFLLMVRDGRASVHSMISRKVTIAGFDLNSYRDCLTKWNRAIETMYNQCMEVGFERCMLVHYEQLVLHPERWMRTLLKFLRIPWNQAVLHHEEMIGKAGGVSLSKVERSTDQVIKPVNVEALSKWVGKIPADVLQDMPVIAPMLAKLGYDPYANPPNYGKPDQKVLENTRRVYKGEFQLPDFLKEVPQPKKTIERKSRGKIK